AACGGCGGAATAATGACCCGCATCGCCTGCGGGATAATCACCTGCCGTAGCGTTACCGGGTTTGGCAGGCCGAGCGACATTGCTGCCTCATGCTGGCCGTGCGGTACCGACTGGATGCCGGAGCGAATGACCTCGGCAATAAACGAAGAGGTATAGATAGAGAGCGCCAGCGTCAGCGCTGCCAGCTCAGGGATTAACGCAAAGCCGCCACGAAAATTAAAGCCGCGCAGGGCAGGCACGTCCCAGTGTATCGCCGCACCAAACAACAGGTATGATATTCCGGGAAACACTATCAGCATCGCCAGCGCCGCGGGCCAGGTGCGGCGTAGCCGTCCGGTTTTTAGCTGATAGCGTCGGTGATAACGAAACAGCGCCGCTGAAAGGATGAATGCCAGCAGTAGCGCGATAATAAAAGGGACGGTTCCCGCGCTGTATTCCGGCCAGGGAATATAGAGTCCACGATTACTGATAAATGCCAGATCGAACGCGCTGATGGCCTGGCGCGGGCCGGGCAGGTTACGCAGGACGGCGAAATACCAAAAAAAGATTTGCAGCAGCGGCGGAATATTACGGAAGATCTCAATGTAGATAGTGGAGAGTTTACGCAGCAGCCAGTTATCAGAGAGCCTCGCCAGGCCGATAAAAAAGCCAAGCACCGAAGCGAATAAAATACAGAGGGCGGAAACCAGCAGCGTATTGGTTAATCCGACCAGGAAAACGCGGGCATAGGTATCACCTTCCGAATAATCGATAAGATGCTGCACAATGCCAAAGCCAGCGTTGCGTTCTAAAAAGCCGAAGCCGGAGGTTATGCCGCGGTTTGCCAGATTGGCTACGCTATTATGGATAAGGTAACCCACTGCAG
The sequence above is a segment of the Mixta intestinalis genome. Coding sequences within it:
- a CDS encoding amino acid ABC transporter permease, with the protein product MLQRSGMKRDFSFSNPAVRAWLYQILAIITVLAAVGYLIHNSVANLANRGITSGFGFLERNAGFGIVQHLIDYSEGDTYARVFLVGLTNTLLVSALCILFASVLGFFIGLARLSDNWLLRKLSTIYIEIFRNIPPLLQIFFWYFAVLRNLPGPRQAISAFDLAFISNRGLYIPWPEYSAGTVPFIIALLLAFILSAALFRYHRRYQLKTGRLRRTWPAALAMLIVFPGISYLLFGAAIHWDVPALRGFNFRGGFALIPELAALTLALSIYTSSFIAEVIRSGIQSVPHGQHEAAMSLGLPNPVTLRQVIIPQAMRVIIPPLTSQYLNIVKNSSLAAAIGYPDMVSLFAGTVLNQTGQAIETIAITMAVYLTISLLISLLMNIYNRKIALVEH